The nucleotide window TGCAGGAATTGTACAAAACTTCATCAAAGGAACAACTTGGGATGAAAATTTACAAGGTGAGGATCTTTTTGATCAAATTATAAATGCAATATATATGATGTTTTTAGGTCTCGACCTCATAACAGATAAAGACCGAGAAAATCAAAAAATGCTAGAAAAAGCAAGACAAAATCTTGCTAAAGCACAACTTTGTGACATATGTCTTTTAGATGATTTCACTTGTCTTTATGAAACAAATTTATATAAATTAGGCACAGGTGAATTCCATTCATGGATTGAGGCTTACCTAATGAAAATTCCCATCGTAGGAGAAAAGGCGAAAGAACGATGGAATAAGGAAAAGAATCAATTTAAAATGCATTCCCTTGGGTTTGCTACAAGAATTGTTAAAGAAGAAATTGCATCCTATTGTGATCTTTCTAATAAACAAAAACAGTTAAAACGTTTTAATAAAGACTGTTGTAAAAAACTTGCTGAGTTACCACAATTATCTTTTGGTTGTGAACCAACAAAAGATAAAGGTTATttcaaaaagaaatacaaaaataaatataaaacaaaaactaaaaaacGTTTTTGGAAAAGCAAGAAAAGAAAATTTTCACCGGGAAAATACTTTTCTAAAGAAAAACCTAAGGTCTGTCCTCAAGGTAAGAAAAAATGTCGTTGTTGGATATGCTCCGAAGAAGGACATTATGCCAACGAATGTCCCAACCGACAAAAATTTCCGGAAAAGATAAAATTTATCTTAGAAGCCGAAATTGAGGGATATTTTCCTTCTGAAAATATTTTTGATGGCTATACGCAAGTATATGCATTAGAAATACGAGACAACTTGTCATCCTCTGACTCTTCAACAGAAGACTCAGAATGAATTATGTCCACTCTTTTATTTTGATTTTGGCAGGTATTGCTAAATGAAGAATCTCAGTTATTAACTACATCCACATGCCCAAGATGATCATTATcaataaaaagaaaaaggtaGTCATGTCAGATGACAAATGTGGTTTTCAAGATATTCTCTCGACATCGAGCATCTTGAATAAGATCTTCAAAATACGTAAACAAATACGTATTTCAAAtaaattttttctaaaaatagaaactTTTCATGCCTATTTAAGGAGCACATACCCTTCAAACTAAAGGCATCACCAATCACTTTCACAAAcagaaaaacttattttttgaaaaaatggaGAATTTAAAGGCTTTACGCCTAAAAGAAAAAATTCTTTTGATAGAACTAAAAGCTATTCGAGATCAGATAGCTCTCTATGACGAAAGTCTAGAAACAACTGCTAATTCAGAGCAGGAATCCGCAAGGAAACAATCTAAATCTATTCCCCCTCAAACGGCAAAGGGTAAAGAAATATCAAGTCCGTTCACTCCTGTTGCTTTGGAAAAAAGCAAAAATAGAGTAAATGAAGAACTAAAATCTTCATCTAGCCCAGAAGCAAACGGCTCTGGTAAAGGCACATCAAATCCGTTGATGGCTGACAGTTTGCCAAAAACTGAAAAGGTCTCTCTCAGACCAAGTTACTCCCAAGTCACACAAAAAccagaaaatcctaaaaataccAGATTTTATGTCATTTTTGATGGTGACCATAGAGGAATTTATGAAGATTGGGCCATAGTCAAAAATTATGTTGAAAAAACTGACTATCCATTCAAAAAATTTGGGTCGTTATTACAAG belongs to Helianthus annuus cultivar XRQ/B chromosome 5, HanXRQr2.0-SUNRISE, whole genome shotgun sequence and includes:
- the LOC118479229 gene encoding uncharacterized protein LOC118479229; protein product: MEMSPRQRANNAFTSRSNRHRKKDTEFSMPYHKGIPDSNSNGSATTINTIKIDCIFNLDKRKEVIDKWNTEISLIIQTNSEEFSKAKALLLLLEHKSAGIVQNFIKGTTWDENLQGEDLFDQIINAIYMMFLGLDLITDKDRENQKMLEKARQNLAKAQLCDICLLDDFTCLYETNLYKLGTGEFHSWIEAYLMKIPIVGEKAKERWNKEKNQFKMHSLGFATRIVKEEIASYCDLSNKQKQLKRFNKDCCKKLAELPQLSFGCEPTKDKGYFKKKYKNKYKTKTKKRFWKSKKRKFSPGKYFSKEKPKVCPQGKKKCRCWICSEEGHYANECPNRQKFPEKIKFILEAEIEGYFPSENIFDGYTQVYALEIRDNLSSSDSSTEDSE